In the genome of Primulina eburnea isolate SZY01 unplaced genomic scaffold, ASM2296580v1 ctg652, whole genome shotgun sequence, one region contains:
- the LOC140821632 gene encoding uncharacterized protein, whose protein sequence is MEGSTNTVFRPPVLDGSNYALWKVKMRVFIKSIDERAWQRVLDGWSPPKLEDADGDTRLKPESAWTVNEVQSSNYNSKALNAIFSSVNTRMFNLITTSVCAKDAWDILQKHCEGSASVRKTRLRMVTSKFESLRMEDKESILEYDCRLRQLSNESHGLGDPIPNERLVNKVLRSLPERFNVKVCAIEESKDTSNIILDELMSSLRTFEMNLDLQKKDKGKTIALEASTESYDEILQLSKEVDKFDLGEESISLFTKKFGDYLKTMREKKRIGQKSELPNNTIFTKAQKFTPMKGQVRPKTEVQIQSNVRNLDSVQCRECSGYGHYANECVNRLRKNKGMTVTLSDEESEDDQGSNESENHTSLSTVIKEKRSMQINPMGVATGVAIPGRNTASNPVCLNSTVLGESSQSETQEVDDDEVTLESVQSMYEELYEDWIKRTKGNAILSKENVELKSQISRLEVILSKKDLELCKVKEELREATQVLAKMNSSSSKLDSLLMIGQNDKAGLGYSNSLFETGESSNAKEKPTVFVKGSVETPNTTHTEKSAPSKVRMPIKKSKSRKRHFICHYCFRPGHIKPYCFKLREDYKRWESEQVSSQVLYNTRRNTANRKPMVKKVWVPKAQIQCSVIYTSLKTNIAGIWYFDSGCSRHMTGSKDHLIDFVELRSGHVTYGGGAKGRIAGKGTLNVDGLPNLHNVLYVEGLNSNLISTRSADNCYQLGEDIVSNHSKVSELNMWHQKLGHVNFKTLKNLGKYDAVRGMPNSSSGIPYVCGACQKDLTGKTIEDEVDGLLNTSETLSNTDVGPGVVTPETTPALAESNDEPEENTENDDGITDDGIDIPTKIQKNHPSSQIIGETFEGMQTRRKEKVDYRKMMGLVCMTSVYSQVSHSCFVSLVEPKNISEALKDEFWVDAMHEELEQFVRNDVCDLVPRPDNSDCSLLACHMDIKLYQMDVKSAFLNGILKEEAYVNQPKGFEDPHHPNHVYKLKKALYGIKQAPRAWYGKLTEYLLDLGFKRGEYAKNVVMKFAAENTKHMKTPMGSSEKLSKDDVAAGVDNTQYRSIIGSLLYLSASRPDIMFSVCLCARYQVDPKVTHLKAVKRILRYISGTVDLGLWYTKETNTNLVGFSDADWAGNLDDRKSTTGGCFYLGNNLVSWYSRKQNCVSLSTAESEYVAAASCCSQLLWMNQMINNYGFSSDTLIGMIRMEFVGTENQLADIFTKPLDFERFSNLRKSLSLCTQ, encoded by the exons ATGGAAGGATCAACAAATACTGTTTTTAGGCCTCCTGTGTTGGATGGATCAAACTATGCACTGTGGAAAGTTAAGATGAGGGTTTTTATTAAATCCATTGATGAAAGAGCTTGGCAACGTGTACTTGATGGTTGGAGTCCACCGAAACTCGAGGATGCTGATGGAGACACACGGCTCAAACCTGAAAGTGCATGGACTGTCAATGAAGTGCAATCTTCAAACTACAATTCCAAGGCTCTCAATGCTATATTTTCATCTGTTAACACAAGGATGTTTAATCTAATCACCACCAGTGTATGCGCCAAAGATGCTTGGGACATACTCCAGAAACACTGTGAAGGATCTGCAAGTGTGCGAAAAACTAGGCTAAGAATGGTGACATCAAAGTTCGAAAGTTTGAGAATGGAGGACAAGGAGTCCATTCTTGAGTATGACTGCCGGTTGAGACAACTCTCAAATGAATCACATGGCCTAGGAGATCCCATACCAAACGAAAGATTGGTAAACAAGGTTCTGAGATCTCTTCCTGAGAGATTCAATGTCAAAGTTTGCGCCATTGAGGAATCTAAAGACACTTCAAACATCATCCTGGATGAACTCATGAGTTCTCTAAGAACTTTTGAAATGAATCTTGATCTGCAGAAAAAGGATAAAGGGAAGACAATAGCCCTTGAAGCCTCAACCGAATCATATGATGAAATTCTTCAACTATCTAAAGAAGTGGATAAGTTTGATTTAGGTGAAGAATCGATCTCTCTGTTTACTAAGAAATTTGGTGATTACTTGAAGACCAtgagagaaaagaagagaaTTGGGCAAAAATCTGAGCTGCCCAATAACACCATTTTTACAAAAGCTCAAAAGTTTACTCCTATGAAAGGACAGGTTCGACCAAAAACCGAAGTGCAAATTCAATCTAATGTCAGAAACCTGGACTCAGTGCAATGTAGAGAGTGTTCGGGATATGGACACTATGCCAATGAGTGTGTCAATCGTCTTAGGAAAAACAAAGGCATGACTGTCACCCTGAGTGATGAAGAATCTGAAGATGATCAAGGATCAAATGAATCTGAAAATCACACATCATTATCTACTGTGATCAAGGAGAAACGCTCAATGCAAATCAATCCGATGGGTGTTGCCACAGGTGTTGCAATACCTGGTCGCAACACCGCTTCGAATCCTGTATGCCTTAATTCGACAGTCCTTGGGGAGTCAAGTCAGTCCGAAACACAAGAggttgatgatgatgaagtcACCCTAGAAAGTGTGCAGTCAATGTACGAAGAACTGTATGAAGACTGGATCAAAAGAACAAAAGGAAATGCAATTCTCTCCAAAGAGAACGTTGAGCTGAAGTCACAAATATCACGACTTGAAGTAATCttgagcaagaaagatctaGAATTATGCAAAGTCAAGGAAGAACTGAGAGAAGCAACTCAGGTACTTGCCAAGATGAATTCAAGTTCATCCAAGCTTGACTCACTTTTGATGATTGGACAGAATGATAAGGCTGGACTTGGTTATTCGAATAGTCTGTTCGAAACTGGAGAATCTTCCAATGCAAAGGAAAAACCAACTGTTTTTGTGAAAGGAAGTGTTGAAACCCCCAATACCACACATACTGAAAAGAGTGCTCCATCAAAAGTGCGAATGCCTATCAAGAAGTCTAAATCCAGAAAACGCCACTTTATCTGCCACTACTGTTTCAGACCTGGACACATCAAACCCTACTGTTTTAAACTGAGAGAGGATTACAAGAGATGGGAATCTGAACAGGTGTCGTCACAGGTGTTGTACAACACCCGGCGCAACACTGCCAACAGAAAACCGATGGTAAAAAAGGTTTGGGTACCAAAGGCACAGATTCAATGTTCTGTTATTTATACTTCATTAAAGACTAACATTGCAGGGATATGGTACTTTGACAGTGGCTGCTCgcgccacatgacaggttctAAAGACCACTTGATTGACTTTGTTGAACTAAGGAGTGGTCATGTGACATATGGTGGTGGTGCTAAAGGAAGAATTGCTGGGAAAGGAACCTTGAATGTTGATGGATTGCCTAATCTACACAATGTGCTCTATGTCGAAGGgcttaactcaaacttaataa GTACTAGATCTGCTGATAATTGCTATCAACTTGGAGAAGACATAGTGAGCAATCATTCAAAGGTGAGCGAATTAAACATGTGGCATCAAAAATTAGGACATGTAAACTTCAAGACATTAAAGAATCTTGGTAAGTACgatgctgtgagaggtatgcctaatTCATCCTCTGGAATTCCGTATGTTTGTGGTGCATGTCAAAAAG ATCTAACAGGAAAAACAATCGAGGATGAAGTTGATGGGCTCCTGAATACAAGTGAGACACTGTCTAACACAGATGTTGGACCCGGTGTTGTAACACCTGAGACAACACCTGCATTGGCAGAATCAAATGATGAACCAGAAGAGAATACTGAAAATGATGATGGTATAACCGATGATGGGATTGACATTCCCACcaagattcagaaaaatcatccatcatctcaGATCATTGGAGAAACATTTGAAGGAATGCAAActagaagaaaggagaaggTAGACTATCGGAAAATGATGGGACTAGTATGCATGACTTCCGTGTACTCTCAAGTAAGCCACTCTTGTTTTGTTTCACTCGTTGAACCCAAAAATATAAGTGAAGccttaaaagatgaattttgggtTGATGCGATGCATGAGgaacttgaacaatttgttaGGAATGATGTGTGTGATTTGGTTCCCAGACCCGACAAT TCCGACTGTTCCTTGCTTGCGTGTCACATGGacataaaattatatcaaatggatgtgaaaagtgcatttttgAATGGCATTTTGAAAGAAGAAGCGTATGTAAACCAACCTAAAGGATTTGAAGATCCACACCACCCGAACCATGTCTACAAGTTGAAGAAGGCACTGTATGGGATTAAACAGGCTCCACGGGCATGGTATGGTAAGCTTACGGAATATTTGCTTGACTTgggcttcaaacgaggtgag tatgcCAAGAATGTGGTAATGAAATTTGCTGCTGAGAACACTAAACACATGAAAACTCCAATGGGATCGTCTGAAAAATTATCAAAAGATGATGTTGCCgcaggtgttgacaacacccagtATCGCAGCATCATAGGCAGTCTTCTTTACTTAAGTGCGAGTCGTCCCGAcatcatgtttagtgtatgtttgtgtgCTAGATACCAGGTTGATCCTAAAGTCACTCATCTAAAGGCTGTCAAAAGAATTTTGCGATATATATCTGGAACAGTTGACTTAGGTCTATGGTACACCAAAGAAACAAACACCAATTTAGTGGGATTTAGTGATGCTGACTGGGCTGGAAACTTAGATGATAGGAAAAGTACCACGGGTGGGTGTTTTTATCTTGGTAACAATTTGGTGTCATGGTATAGCAGAAAGCAAAATTGTGTGTCTTTgtccactgctgaatctgaatatGTTGCGGCTGCTAGTTGTTGTTCACAACTTTtatggatgaatcaaatgattaacAATTATGGATTCAGCAGTGACACCTTAATT GGTATGATTCGAATGGAATTTGTTGGAACTGAGAACCAACTggctgatatctttacaaaaccattggattttgagagattCTCCAATCTAAGGAAGTCTCTCAGCTTGTGTACACAATGA